From a region of the Corallococcus coralloides DSM 2259 genome:
- a CDS encoding S9 family peptidase produces the protein MRAASLAVAVGCWVWGALASGAVPAPSPAPVRVEASATYDALQRLVRIREVSLSPDGTRVAWVESVPGSAEAARLQVRELAHPERAPVRVTASKDGAPCAEGSLSWSPDGRQLAFLSTAGEGRAKQLYVADASGAGGPARRLTTVKGVLAAPKWSPDGKSVGLLVIEGAEDALGPRGPAARETGVVQASPPVKRFAVVTVEDARLRLVSPAALFIHEYAWSPDGARVAVTASKPPGDANWWSARVYAVEAGSGETSLLHTPRWQVAEPAWGPDGRQLAFIEGLMSDEGNTGGDVLVVSVPERLAAKVRFGEKAELPAKVPPARNVTEGLKATATDLFWPTAERLVFVAQAQGEAALMAVAPRGGDVTTLWKGPEHVTVSLGKDGVTSAVVRDSITQAPELWTGRVGAWKQVTRLNADVRVTVGDVRSVTWTSDGHAVQGWLVLPVPDASGRKAPMVTVVHGGPAAGVLAGFNPQTALFVARGYAVFMPNPRGSYGQGEAFVQANRRDFGFGDFNDVLAGLDAVLASAPVDPARQGITGWSYGGFLTMWAVTRTQRFQAAVAGAGIANWQSYYGTNHIDSWMLPYFGASVYDEPEVYTRSSPINGVKQVKAPTLVLHGERDLEVPASQGYEFHKALKTLGVKTQLVIYADEGHSLRKPEHQKDRLLRTLDWFDANLPAGTESKPKVRAPAR, from the coding sequence ATGCGAGCGGCAAGCCTGGCTGTGGCGGTGGGGTGTTGGGTGTGGGGCGCGCTGGCGTCCGGAGCGGTGCCCGCGCCCTCGCCCGCGCCCGTGCGGGTGGAGGCCAGCGCGACGTACGACGCGCTCCAGCGCCTGGTGCGCATCCGCGAGGTATCGCTGTCTCCGGACGGCACGCGGGTGGCCTGGGTGGAGTCGGTGCCGGGGAGCGCGGAGGCCGCGAGGCTCCAGGTGCGGGAGCTGGCGCATCCGGAGCGGGCACCGGTGCGCGTCACCGCGTCGAAGGACGGCGCGCCGTGCGCGGAGGGTTCGCTGTCGTGGAGCCCGGACGGCCGTCAGCTCGCGTTCCTCTCCACGGCGGGCGAGGGCCGGGCGAAGCAGCTCTACGTGGCGGATGCGTCGGGAGCGGGCGGGCCCGCGCGGCGGCTCACCACGGTGAAGGGCGTGCTGGCGGCGCCGAAGTGGTCGCCGGACGGGAAGTCCGTGGGGCTGCTCGTCATCGAGGGCGCGGAGGACGCGCTGGGGCCCCGGGGGCCCGCGGCGAGGGAGACGGGCGTGGTGCAGGCGTCTCCGCCGGTGAAGCGCTTCGCGGTGGTGACGGTGGAGGATGCGCGGCTGCGGCTGGTGTCGCCCGCGGCCCTGTTCATCCACGAGTACGCGTGGAGTCCGGACGGCGCCCGGGTGGCGGTGACGGCCTCGAAGCCCCCCGGGGATGCGAACTGGTGGAGCGCGCGGGTGTACGCGGTGGAGGCGGGCTCGGGAGAGACGTCGCTCCTGCACACCCCAAGGTGGCAGGTGGCGGAGCCCGCGTGGGGTCCGGATGGCCGGCAGCTTGCGTTCATTGAAGGCCTGATGAGCGACGAGGGCAACACGGGCGGGGACGTGCTCGTGGTGTCGGTACCGGAGCGGCTGGCGGCGAAGGTGCGGTTCGGGGAGAAGGCGGAGCTGCCCGCGAAGGTGCCGCCCGCGCGGAACGTGACGGAGGGGCTGAAGGCGACGGCCACGGACCTCTTCTGGCCCACGGCGGAGCGGCTGGTGTTCGTGGCGCAGGCGCAGGGCGAGGCCGCGCTGATGGCGGTGGCGCCGCGCGGTGGGGACGTGACGACGCTGTGGAAGGGTCCGGAGCACGTGACGGTGTCGCTGGGGAAGGACGGCGTGACGAGCGCGGTGGTGCGCGACTCCATCACCCAGGCGCCGGAGCTGTGGACGGGGCGGGTGGGGGCGTGGAAGCAGGTGACGCGCCTCAACGCGGACGTGCGCGTGACGGTGGGCGACGTGCGCAGCGTGACGTGGACGAGCGACGGGCATGCCGTGCAGGGCTGGTTGGTGTTGCCGGTGCCGGACGCGTCCGGGCGCAAGGCGCCCATGGTGACGGTGGTGCACGGAGGGCCGGCAGCGGGAGTGCTGGCGGGGTTCAATCCGCAGACGGCGTTGTTCGTAGCGAGGGGCTACGCGGTGTTCATGCCCAACCCGCGAGGCAGCTACGGCCAGGGTGAGGCGTTCGTGCAGGCGAACCGCCGCGACTTCGGCTTCGGGGACTTCAACGACGTGTTGGCGGGGCTGGACGCGGTGCTGGCGTCAGCGCCGGTGGATCCGGCTCGGCAGGGCATTACGGGGTGGAGCTACGGCGGCTTCCTGACGATGTGGGCGGTGACGAGGACGCAGCGCTTCCAGGCGGCGGTGGCGGGCGCGGGCATCGCGAACTGGCAGAGCTACTACGGCACGAACCACATCGACTCATGGATGCTGCCGTACTTCGGAGCATCGGTGTACGACGAGCCGGAGGTGTACACGCGCTCCTCGCCCATCAACGGGGTGAAGCAGGTGAAGGCCCCCACGCTGGTGCTGCACGGTGAAAGGGACCTGGAGGTGCCCGCGTCGCAGGGCTACGAGTTCCACAAGGCGCTGAAGACGCTGGGCGTGAAGACCCAGCTGGTCATCTACGCGGATGAGGGCCACAGCCTGCGCAAGCCCGAGCACCAGAAGGACCGGCTGCTTAGGACACTGGACTGGTTCGACGCGAACCTACCGGCGGGGACCGAGTCGAAGCCGAAGGTGCGGGCGCCCGCGCGTTGA
- a CDS encoding sensor histidine kinase, whose product MSFIEELKEHLQNVRSAQDGQPAPRLFVPEAKWVRAEFIRLVEHFEREPGQLSPERLIELHQEWSSDDRVVSYASNLAILLQEGFLHGEPRNVIEEHVLIGMMRRMGFSVRALSLTRLLEIDRLSTKAWHQVPRGTSRLNGPAKYALEIRAVRKQGDHQEVSPIGEVFLGLSGRDAIQWLLHVEAAQSIGPTDDWRLSRETAKQLLLTPEDVRTESGWDESALAHSWATLRRLGALGVLELVEEMMDPEGLISGYRLMNEGKRLLEALLAPSETPFSVLAATLSQDESLTALEKEGGGHPGLDTVFNSSAIATARQARLVVHEIRNALIPAQVALESLYNSVVGSQVEAEVARFRPRIDPGIDRALKFVTDLLKTSELAARAPEGFDVLRVLADAVASLATPLRIQLHVAPDLPSLSGYRERFVLAVVNLLRNAEQAGAHQVLIDCILEDNQRNLLLTVDDDGPGVRPEDRERIFQRGISLRPGGAGEGLALVKDIVAELRGKVACVDKPDGGARFRMRLPVAERTPR is encoded by the coding sequence ATGAGCTTCATCGAGGAACTGAAGGAGCATCTTCAGAACGTGCGCTCGGCGCAGGACGGCCAACCGGCTCCGCGTCTCTTCGTGCCTGAAGCTAAATGGGTGCGGGCGGAGTTCATCCGACTCGTCGAGCACTTCGAGAGAGAACCCGGGCAACTCTCCCCAGAACGCCTGATAGAGCTCCATCAAGAATGGTCTTCAGATGATCGTGTCGTGAGCTACGCCAGCAACCTCGCCATCCTTCTCCAGGAAGGCTTTCTGCACGGCGAGCCACGCAATGTCATCGAAGAGCATGTGCTGATCGGAATGATGCGTCGCATGGGGTTCAGCGTGCGGGCATTATCTCTGACCCGCCTGCTGGAAATCGACCGTCTGTCCACCAAGGCATGGCATCAAGTTCCTCGCGGCACGTCACGACTCAACGGCCCCGCGAAGTACGCCTTGGAGATTCGCGCTGTGCGCAAGCAGGGGGATCACCAGGAAGTGAGTCCCATTGGAGAAGTCTTCCTGGGCTTGAGCGGACGAGATGCCATCCAATGGCTTCTCCACGTCGAGGCCGCTCAATCCATAGGTCCCACCGATGACTGGCGATTGAGCAGGGAAACTGCCAAGCAACTTCTCCTGACCCCAGAGGACGTTCGCACCGAAAGCGGTTGGGATGAGTCTGCGCTCGCGCACTCCTGGGCGACCCTCCGGAGGCTTGGGGCGCTGGGCGTCCTGGAACTCGTCGAGGAGATGATGGACCCGGAGGGCCTTATCAGCGGCTACAGGCTCATGAACGAAGGCAAACGCCTCCTGGAAGCCCTGCTGGCCCCCAGCGAAACGCCATTCTCCGTCCTCGCAGCCACTCTTAGTCAGGACGAATCACTGACTGCATTGGAGAAGGAAGGCGGCGGTCATCCAGGTCTCGACACGGTTTTCAACTCCTCTGCTATCGCCACTGCCCGGCAAGCGCGGTTGGTCGTTCATGAAATTCGGAATGCGCTCATCCCCGCGCAGGTCGCCCTGGAATCACTCTACAACTCGGTGGTCGGCAGTCAGGTTGAAGCGGAGGTCGCGCGCTTCCGTCCCCGCATCGACCCTGGCATCGACCGCGCACTCAAGTTCGTCACGGACCTGCTCAAGACCTCTGAACTGGCTGCTCGCGCTCCCGAGGGTTTCGACGTCCTCCGAGTCCTCGCGGACGCGGTCGCCAGTCTCGCCACGCCGCTGCGTATCCAGCTTCACGTGGCTCCGGATCTCCCCTCTCTATCGGGGTACCGGGAGCGCTTCGTCCTCGCCGTCGTCAACCTGCTGCGCAACGCGGAGCAGGCCGGTGCGCATCAGGTGCTCATCGACTGCATCCTTGAGGACAACCAGCGGAACCTCCTCCTCACCGTGGACGATGACGGTCCCGGCGTCCGTCCCGAGGACCGCGAGCGCATCTTCCAGCGCGGTATCTCCCTCCGCCCTGGTGGCGCAGGAGAGGGCCTGGCCCTGGTCAAGGACATCGTCGCTGAACTGCGCGGCAAGGTCGCCTGCGTGGACAAACCCGATGGCGGTGCCCGTTTCCGGATGCGCCTGCCTGTGGCAGAGAGGACTCCACGATGA
- a CDS encoding DUF4126 family protein: MRTNNEIWTAAGFGVLAGMRSMTAPALLTRELSRKPTRALKRALPGLTSKKVSQRLGLLALGELVGDKSPKTPARTVLPVLTGRILSGAITGAAVSRKRKGARIGFALVGAAAAIASSYFFVGFRRLLTQRLRVPNVAAGLVEDGLALALGSRLTRALR; encoded by the coding sequence ATGCGAACGAACAATGAAATCTGGACGGCTGCGGGCTTCGGCGTCCTCGCCGGGATGCGCAGCATGACGGCGCCCGCGCTCCTTACTCGCGAGCTGTCGCGCAAGCCGACTCGCGCGCTGAAGCGGGCCCTGCCGGGCCTCACGTCGAAGAAGGTGTCGCAGCGCCTGGGCCTCCTGGCGCTCGGGGAGCTGGTGGGGGACAAGTCCCCCAAGACGCCGGCGCGCACCGTCTTGCCCGTCCTGACGGGCCGCATCCTCTCCGGGGCCATCACCGGCGCCGCGGTGTCACGCAAGCGCAAGGGGGCTCGGATTGGCTTCGCCCTCGTCGGCGCCGCGGCCGCCATCGCCTCCAGCTACTTCTTCGTCGGCTTCCGCCGCCTCCTGACGCAGAGGCTGCGCGTGCCGAACGTGGCCGCGGGCCTGGTCGAGGACGGCCTCGCGCTGGCCCTGGGCTCCCGCCTCACCCGGGCGCTGCGTTAG
- a CDS encoding DUF4398 domain-containing protein: protein MRPKLFAAALLSIAALGCAGKQVIATSTHQQRVQAEAALRSAENSQAPNVPEAARHLQFARQQIADGERLIQEGEQEAAELRFRQAAADADLASALARAVPMKNEARRASEQAESLRSRQ from the coding sequence ATGCGCCCGAAGCTGTTCGCCGCCGCCCTGCTTTCCATCGCGGCCCTTGGCTGTGCAGGCAAGCAGGTGATTGCTACGTCCACCCATCAGCAGCGCGTGCAGGCGGAAGCCGCGCTCCGCTCGGCGGAGAACTCGCAGGCGCCGAACGTGCCCGAGGCCGCCCGGCATCTGCAGTTCGCGCGTCAGCAGATCGCCGACGGTGAGCGGCTGATTCAGGAGGGCGAGCAGGAGGCCGCGGAGCTGCGCTTCCGTCAGGCGGCCGCGGACGCGGACCTGGCGTCGGCGTTGGCCCGCGCGGTGCCCATGAAGAACGAAGCGAGGCGGGCTTCCGAGCAGGCCGAGTCCCTCCGCAGCCGTCAATGA
- a CDS encoding response regulator, with translation MTSPGTVLVVDDERPFFETYQDILVPEGYRVEWAPDRKTAQARLQESSWDVVVLDQRLQGSSGGDSGIDLISEIVLTGAKVIVATAYADAKMIERAFKDGAYDYLEKVPTLPMMLRIKVRNASEAVRERRLASLTQAQREKEIQDLWADCRSETNGNRKGRLLEELLVLLFKTVPGLMNTSTNRTSADEEIDIVIRNESQDPFWARESSSYILVECKNWSKHVGPGELVIFRDKLWNRGGRCRLGFFVAAGGFTEGFHTRSATFRKDDHLVVAIGPTELDALVRSTNRNETFKKLHEDAVMSGNGPA, from the coding sequence ATGACTTCTCCAGGCACCGTGCTGGTCGTCGACGACGAACGACCCTTCTTCGAGACCTACCAGGACATCCTCGTCCCCGAGGGCTACCGCGTTGAATGGGCCCCGGACCGGAAGACCGCCCAGGCCAGGCTCCAGGAATCCTCCTGGGACGTCGTCGTGCTCGACCAGCGCCTCCAGGGTTCCTCCGGCGGCGACTCCGGCATCGACCTCATCTCGGAGATCGTCCTCACGGGCGCCAAGGTCATCGTCGCGACCGCGTATGCCGACGCGAAGATGATTGAACGCGCCTTCAAGGACGGCGCCTACGACTACCTGGAGAAGGTCCCTACCCTCCCCATGATGTTGCGCATCAAGGTGCGCAATGCCTCCGAAGCCGTGCGGGAGCGCCGCCTCGCCTCGCTCACCCAAGCCCAGCGGGAGAAGGAGATCCAGGACCTGTGGGCCGACTGCCGGTCCGAAACCAACGGCAACCGCAAGGGCCGTTTGCTGGAAGAGCTCCTGGTCCTCTTGTTCAAGACCGTGCCGGGCCTGATGAACACCAGCACCAACCGGACCAGCGCGGACGAAGAGATCGACATCGTCATCCGCAACGAATCCCAGGATCCGTTCTGGGCCCGCGAGAGCAGCTCCTACATCCTCGTCGAGTGCAAGAACTGGTCGAAGCACGTCGGTCCGGGCGAGTTGGTCATCTTCCGCGACAAGCTCTGGAACCGAGGAGGACGCTGCCGCCTCGGCTTCTTCGTCGCGGCCGGAGGCTTCACCGAGGGCTTCCACACGCGCTCCGCCACCTTCCGGAAGGACGACCACCTGGTCGTCGCCATTGGCCCGACGGAGCTGGATGCCCTCGTGCGTTCCACGAACCGCAACGAGACCTTCAAGAAGCTCCACGAAGATGCCGTCATGAGCGGTAACGGCCCCGCCTGA
- a CDS encoding DedA family protein — MTDSPLQLLLTHGSGPLLFAVLVAGGVGLPFPEDLVQLAAGVLSHRGAMPLPLAIALCFTGVLCGDTVLFFTARRLGQALYTHRRTRRLFPPERRERLQALYAKHGSRVVFAGRFMSVLRVPVFAMAAAEGMPFRRFLLWDGLALCVSSPLVVTLGYLGSASVDRVVKGVGRVENFVALAGVAALLAVLAMRHAREKRQPRPSA, encoded by the coding sequence ATGACCGACTCGCCGCTCCAGCTCCTGTTGACGCACGGCTCGGGCCCCCTGCTCTTCGCCGTGCTCGTGGCGGGAGGGGTGGGGCTGCCGTTCCCGGAGGACCTGGTGCAGCTGGCGGCGGGCGTGCTCTCGCACCGGGGCGCGATGCCGCTGCCCCTGGCCATCGCGCTGTGCTTCACGGGCGTGCTGTGCGGCGACACCGTGCTCTTCTTCACGGCGCGCCGGTTGGGGCAGGCGCTCTACACGCACCGGCGCACCCGCCGCCTGTTCCCTCCCGAGCGCCGCGAGCGCCTCCAGGCGCTGTACGCGAAGCATGGCTCGCGCGTCGTCTTCGCGGGCCGGTTCATGTCCGTGCTGCGCGTGCCGGTGTTCGCCATGGCCGCCGCGGAGGGCATGCCCTTTCGCCGCTTCCTGCTCTGGGACGGGCTGGCGCTGTGCGTGAGCTCGCCCCTGGTGGTGACGCTGGGCTACCTGGGCTCCGCGAGCGTGGACCGCGTGGTGAAGGGCGTGGGCCGCGTGGAGAACTTCGTCGCGCTGGCTGGCGTGGCGGCGCTGCTCGCCGTGCTCGCCATGCGGCATGCCCGCGAGAAACGACAGCCCCGCCCATCCGCTTGA
- a CDS encoding OmpA family protein, with protein MQRWKLGWLAVAGVTALSVGCAHGPPPSELTAARQAYRDVSTSPEGRERPADVAAARAALQEAENEYAETKGSVKTRSLAYVALRKAEIASARGEADLAAQQRAQAEQSLREQQEARAQNLTRQQEEERARYEAQRQQYEQQRQQFEAQRQQLDAQRQAEADRLRAADAQQRQQMEAEMQRRMEQQQAEAQRLAELNQQLQQRTQELEQERQARLQAEQRASQALTRLQDENVKVREEARGTVVTLSGSVLFATNATELLPAARDRLSEVATALKESKNPLLIEGHTDSRGTEDYNDQLSERRAESVKNFLVNQGVPADRIQIRGMGENRPVASNGTAEGRANNRRVEIVVERNVAGAQPSRSGGVGGSGAQQPPQGDQDQGQNTGGSGTDAKPHGAGVNHQSPQPEQGTGGGGAQQQVPQQPMDHGQ; from the coding sequence ATGCAGCGTTGGAAACTTGGATGGTTGGCGGTCGCGGGAGTCACGGCGCTCTCGGTGGGGTGTGCGCACGGTCCTCCGCCCAGCGAGCTGACCGCGGCGCGCCAGGCGTACCGCGACGTGTCCACGAGCCCCGAAGGCCGTGAGCGCCCCGCGGACGTGGCGGCGGCCCGGGCGGCCCTGCAGGAGGCGGAGAACGAGTACGCGGAGACCAAGGGCTCGGTGAAGACGCGCTCGCTGGCGTACGTGGCCCTGCGCAAGGCGGAGATCGCCTCGGCGCGCGGCGAGGCGGACCTGGCCGCGCAGCAGCGGGCCCAGGCGGAACAGTCCTTGCGTGAGCAGCAGGAAGCGCGCGCGCAGAACCTCACGCGCCAGCAGGAGGAGGAGCGCGCGAGGTACGAGGCCCAGCGTCAGCAGTATGAGCAGCAGCGTCAGCAGTTCGAAGCGCAGCGGCAGCAGTTGGATGCCCAGCGCCAGGCGGAGGCGGATCGCCTGCGTGCGGCGGATGCGCAGCAGCGCCAGCAGATGGAAGCGGAGATGCAGCGGCGCATGGAGCAGCAGCAGGCCGAGGCGCAGCGGCTGGCCGAGCTGAACCAGCAGCTCCAGCAGCGCACGCAGGAGTTGGAGCAGGAGCGGCAGGCGCGGCTCCAGGCGGAGCAGCGCGCGTCGCAGGCGCTGACGCGGCTTCAGGACGAGAACGTGAAGGTGCGTGAAGAGGCGCGCGGCACGGTGGTGACGTTGTCGGGCAGCGTGCTGTTCGCGACGAACGCGACGGAGCTGTTGCCCGCGGCGCGCGACCGGCTGTCGGAGGTGGCGACGGCGTTGAAGGAGTCGAAGAACCCGTTGCTCATCGAAGGCCACACGGACTCGCGAGGCACGGAGGACTACAACGACCAGCTGTCGGAGCGCCGAGCGGAGAGCGTGAAGAACTTCCTGGTGAACCAGGGCGTGCCCGCGGACCGCATCCAGATCCGGGGCATGGGTGAGAACCGGCCGGTGGCGTCGAACGGCACGGCGGAAGGCCGCGCGAACAACCGCCGCGTGGAGATCGTGGTGGAGCGCAACGTGGCCGGAGCGCAGCCGTCGCGAAGCGGCGGCGTGGGAGGCAGCGGAGCGCAGCAGCCGCCCCAGGGTGACCAGGACCAGGGCCAGAACACGGGCGGCAGCGGCACGGATGCGAAGCCGCACGGCGCGGGCGTCAACCACCAGAGCCCGCAGCCCGAGCAGGGCACGGGTGGCGGCGGGGCACAGCAGCAGGTGCCCCAGCAGCCCATGGACCACGGGCAGTAA
- a CDS encoding 5'-3' exonuclease has translation MRLHLVDGTYELYRAHFSPRPGTTAPDGRDVKATAGVMDSLLALLHDEQEAVTHVAVAFDNPIRSFRNALFAGYKGDEGVPPELRAQFDLVEEAVAALGVRVWSMKDQEADDALATGAARWAGEVEQVRLLTPDKDLGQCVRGQRVVQVDRRQQKVVDADGVKAKLGVAPESVPDLLALMGDDADGIPGLPGFGAKGAAAVLQAYGHLESIPDDAAEWTVKVRGADKLAATLKAHREDARLYRTLATLVEDAPLPGTASLADLEWKGVPEARFKAFCEGLGLKSLQRRPKRWAA, from the coding sequence ATGCGCCTGCACCTCGTGGACGGCACGTATGAGCTGTATCGGGCCCACTTCTCACCCCGGCCGGGCACCACCGCGCCGGACGGACGGGACGTGAAGGCCACGGCCGGTGTGATGGACTCCCTGCTCGCCCTCCTGCACGACGAGCAGGAGGCCGTGACGCACGTCGCGGTCGCGTTCGACAATCCCATCCGCTCGTTCCGCAACGCGCTGTTCGCTGGTTACAAGGGAGACGAGGGCGTGCCGCCGGAGCTGCGCGCGCAGTTCGACCTTGTAGAGGAAGCCGTGGCGGCGCTGGGCGTGCGCGTCTGGTCCATGAAGGACCAGGAGGCGGACGACGCGCTGGCCACCGGGGCGGCGCGTTGGGCGGGTGAGGTGGAGCAGGTGCGGCTGCTCACGCCGGACAAGGACCTGGGCCAGTGCGTGCGCGGCCAGCGCGTGGTGCAGGTGGACCGGCGGCAGCAGAAGGTGGTGGACGCGGATGGGGTGAAGGCGAAGCTGGGCGTGGCGCCGGAGAGCGTCCCGGACCTGCTGGCGCTGATGGGCGACGACGCGGACGGCATCCCGGGGCTGCCGGGCTTCGGGGCGAAGGGCGCGGCGGCGGTGCTCCAGGCGTATGGACATCTGGAGTCCATCCCGGACGACGCGGCGGAGTGGACGGTGAAGGTGCGGGGCGCGGACAAGCTGGCGGCGACGCTGAAGGCACACCGCGAGGACGCGCGGCTGTACCGCACGCTGGCCACGCTGGTGGAGGACGCGCCGCTGCCGGGCACGGCGTCGCTCGCGGACCTGGAGTGGAAGGGCGTGCCGGAAGCGCGCTTCAAGGCGTTCTGTGAAGGATTGGGATTGAAGAGCCTCCAGCGCCGGCCAAAGCGCTGGGCGGCATGA
- a CDS encoding GNAT family N-acetyltransferase, with protein sequence MKPGSAMIDKSPVLLTTERLHLMLLPPDAAERVLAYHVANKDHLGPVSPARPATFFSVAYWRTRLAQDREDFRHDVSLRVFILPKGQPLALAPVIGNATLAHIRRGPLQAADLGYGLDHRHEGKGLMTEALRAFCDFAFSAMGLHRLQASHLPENLRSAAVLRRLGFIPEGYARDYLLINGQWRDQVLNSLVAPAEPGLRSGP encoded by the coding sequence ATGAAGCCCGGCTCCGCCATGATCGACAAGTCGCCCGTCCTGCTCACCACCGAGCGCCTGCACCTGATGCTGCTGCCGCCCGACGCGGCGGAGCGGGTGCTGGCGTACCACGTGGCCAACAAGGACCACCTGGGCCCGGTGTCCCCGGCGCGCCCGGCGACGTTCTTCTCCGTGGCCTACTGGCGCACGCGGCTGGCCCAGGACCGCGAGGACTTCCGCCACGACGTGTCCCTGCGCGTCTTCATCCTCCCCAAGGGCCAACCCCTCGCGCTCGCGCCCGTCATCGGCAACGCCACGCTCGCCCACATCCGCCGGGGGCCGCTCCAGGCAGCGGACCTGGGCTATGGCCTGGATCATCGCCACGAGGGCAAGGGCCTGATGACCGAGGCCCTCCGCGCCTTCTGCGACTTCGCCTTCAGCGCCATGGGCCTGCACCGACTCCAGGCCAGCCACCTGCCAGAGAACCTGCGCAGCGCCGCCGTCCTCCGCCGCCTGGGCTTCATCCCCGAGGGCTACGCCCGCGACTACCTCCTCATCAACGGCCAGTGGCGCGACCAGGTACTCAATTCGCTCGTGGCCCCCGCCGAACCCGGCCTCCGCAGCGGCCCCTGA
- a CDS encoding AI-2E family transporter: MSEPVVPPQTKSQVSPRTVFTVCFAVLGVMALVVLIAKTRVALTLTGMAALIALSLEHGVSRLEKRGFKRWLAIAVVLFGLFVAIVALGLLVIPDLVEQVDALVTQWPQLWKQVRGTGILRALNQRLHSLGWNERLEEATPALAGPLPELLMSAIGGVVGLLGGVITVFFLVVFMLVFGGGVLKRLLDLARPDHRLRYVRVLRNVYTATGGYLSGITLICAINATLTTTMLAVLGMPFYLPLGVASGFSSLVPYAGPIIAGGIITLLTLATGGLWKALAVFIYFLLYGQLEGNVMAPLVFKRTVHVNPLVTLLAVLFCVELAGIVGAVVAVPVAATVQIIVREVLLFRQERRAAAVLPEP; the protein is encoded by the coding sequence GTGTCCGAGCCCGTCGTCCCTCCGCAGACGAAGTCCCAGGTGTCGCCCCGCACGGTGTTCACCGTGTGCTTCGCGGTGCTGGGTGTGATGGCCCTGGTGGTGCTCATCGCCAAGACGCGCGTGGCGCTCACGCTCACCGGCATGGCGGCGCTCATCGCGCTGTCGCTGGAGCACGGCGTGTCGCGGCTGGAGAAGCGCGGCTTCAAGCGGTGGCTGGCCATTGCCGTGGTGCTGTTCGGGCTGTTCGTGGCCATCGTCGCGCTGGGCCTGCTGGTGATTCCGGACCTGGTGGAGCAGGTGGACGCGCTGGTGACGCAGTGGCCGCAGCTGTGGAAGCAGGTGCGCGGCACCGGCATCCTGCGCGCGCTCAACCAGCGGCTGCACAGCCTGGGCTGGAACGAACGGCTGGAGGAGGCCACGCCCGCGCTCGCCGGTCCACTGCCCGAGCTCCTGATGAGCGCCATTGGCGGCGTGGTGGGCCTGCTGGGCGGCGTCATCACCGTCTTCTTCCTGGTGGTGTTCATGCTGGTGTTCGGCGGCGGCGTGCTCAAGCGCCTGCTGGACCTGGCCCGCCCCGACCACCGCCTGCGCTACGTGCGCGTGCTGCGCAACGTGTACACCGCGACGGGCGGCTACCTGTCCGGCATCACCCTCATCTGCGCCATCAACGCCACGCTCACCACCACCATGCTGGCGGTGCTGGGCATGCCCTTCTACCTGCCCCTGGGCGTGGCCAGCGGCTTCTCCAGCCTGGTGCCCTACGCGGGCCCCATCATCGCGGGCGGCATCATCACGCTGCTCACGCTGGCCACCGGCGGCCTGTGGAAGGCGCTGGCGGTGTTCATCTACTTCCTCCTCTACGGCCAGCTGGAGGGCAACGTGATGGCGCCGCTCGTGTTCAAGCGCACCGTGCACGTCAACCCGCTCGTCACCCTGCTCGCCGTCCTCTTCTGCGTGGAGCTGGCGGGCATCGTGGGCGCGGTGGTGGCCGTGCCCGTGGCGGCCACCGTGCAGATCATCGTCCGGGAGGTCCTCCTCTTCCGCCAGGAGCGCCGCGCAGCGGCCGTGCTCCCAGAGCCCTGA
- a CDS encoding group II truncated hemoglobin — translation MSMELKPPPSDGWVPTLDDTPFTRMGGEAPVHALAEAFYDVMDAEEPALAAIHELDAQGKVNRGTRQRFGMFLVGWLGGPQHYSATHGHPRLRMRHGHLPVDTAMRDAWLRCMQKAMDKRGITGGLRSFLDDRFAQVADFLRNTEG, via the coding sequence ATGAGTATGGAATTGAAGCCCCCGCCGTCGGACGGCTGGGTCCCCACGCTGGACGACACCCCCTTCACCCGCATGGGCGGCGAGGCGCCCGTCCACGCGCTGGCGGAGGCCTTCTACGACGTGATGGACGCGGAGGAGCCCGCGCTCGCCGCCATCCACGAGCTGGACGCGCAAGGGAAGGTGAACCGGGGCACGCGCCAGCGCTTCGGCATGTTCCTGGTGGGCTGGCTGGGCGGGCCGCAGCACTACAGCGCGACGCACGGCCATCCCCGGCTGCGCATGCGCCACGGCCACCTGCCCGTGGACACGGCCATGCGGGACGCGTGGCTGCGCTGCATGCAGAAGGCCATGGACAAGCGGGGCATCACCGGCGGCCTGCGAAGCTTCCTGGATGACCGCTTCGCCCAGGTGGCGGACTTCCTCCGCAACACGGAGGGATGA